Proteins co-encoded in one Spirosoma endbachense genomic window:
- a CDS encoding DUF5990 family protein, with protein MKHELIVRVVLQKPPGGVDFGLQKGSGHAYEPVQVQQARGQDIRFECPVTVKGDRQTDEKPGFSGSFVQGPPPEKFIYIDIGTYAGQRESIWGGRLKVPLRGISWDTIEEVILSSELVLETQVPGSAKDGSPACATVKPFGGWKINHLNA; from the coding sequence ATGAAGCACGAGTTGATCGTTCGAGTTGTCCTGCAAAAGCCGCCGGGCGGGGTAGATTTCGGGCTCCAGAAGGGCAGTGGACATGCCTATGAACCGGTACAGGTTCAGCAGGCCCGTGGGCAGGACATTCGATTTGAGTGCCCCGTCACCGTCAAAGGCGACCGGCAGACCGATGAGAAACCGGGTTTTTCCGGGTCTTTTGTCCAGGGCCCTCCGCCGGAAAAATTTATTTATATCGATATCGGTACCTACGCCGGGCAGAGGGAGTCTATCTGGGGAGGGCGATTGAAAGTGCCGCTCCGCGGAATTAGCTGGGATACCATCGAAGAAGTCATTCTCTCTTCGGAATTAGTGCTGGAAACACAGGTACCGGGATCCGCAAAAGACGGAAGTCCAGCTTGTGCTACCGTAAAACCATTCGGTGGGTGGAAAATTAATCATTTAAACGCCTAA
- a CDS encoding SgcJ/EcaC family oxidoreductase — translation MKQTFFACVFAFLTTAVLAQSHEKDEMTIRRIIQQQQTAWNKHDWEALSSYFTEDGTLINFVGEIWKSKQEILSHFKLLGPCCLEPTSLRFDVKQVRFLTSTVVIVYTEETLFADKDYSVPFRQYKKGDTDYKWRVDVFEKRNDEWKIVSMQMTLINQLISPHKSSDK, via the coding sequence ATGAAACAGACCTTCTTCGCTTGTGTATTCGCTTTTCTGACAACGGCGGTGTTAGCCCAAAGCCACGAAAAAGATGAAATGACCATTAGGCGTATCATTCAACAACAACAGACTGCCTGGAATAAACATGATTGGGAAGCCTTGAGCAGTTATTTTACCGAGGATGGAACCTTGATCAATTTTGTGGGTGAAATTTGGAAAAGCAAACAAGAAATTCTTTCCCATTTCAAGTTGCTGGGTCCATGCTGCTTAGAGCCAACCTCCTTGCGATTTGACGTTAAACAAGTGCGGTTTCTAACCTCTACTGTAGTCATTGTCTACACGGAAGAAACCCTTTTTGCTGACAAAGACTATAGTGTACCCTTTCGCCAATACAAAAAAGGCGATACCGATTATAAATGGAGAGTTGATGTTTTTGAAAAGAGAAACGATGAATGGAAGATTGTCTCGATGCAGATGACCCTTATCAATCAACTAATTTCACCGCATAAATCATCTGATAAATAA
- a CDS encoding SDR family oxidoreductase, protein MKNWTIADIPPRNSGLAIITGSTEGIGYEDALALSSAGWNVIVMGRNPQKGAESIASIQQSNPKAKVSFEKIDLADLSSIRSFASRMISKGQAIDLLINNAGVMTPPKRLETADGFELQFGTNHIGHVALTAQLLPLLRQSPDARVVTLSSVANREGTIIFDDLQSTSSYVPGKAYSQSKLANLMFALEFQRQSEKHGWGITSMAAHPGVSRTNLLITGAGRWSAAGMARTFLPFLFQPSAQGALPTLYAATAPEAEGGVYYGPNKMMETRGFPSVAKIPAQAEDAHVSLKLWEISQELAKVDF, encoded by the coding sequence GTGAAAAATTGGACAATAGCCGATATTCCTCCAAGAAACAGCGGTTTAGCGATCATTACAGGGAGTACCGAAGGAATTGGATATGAAGATGCACTGGCCCTATCATCGGCGGGATGGAATGTAATCGTGATGGGACGTAATCCTCAAAAAGGAGCGGAATCAATTGCCAGCATTCAACAGAGTAACCCCAAAGCCAAAGTGAGTTTTGAAAAAATAGATCTTGCAGACCTGTCATCAATCAGATCCTTTGCTTCGAGAATGATCTCAAAAGGGCAAGCCATCGATCTACTCATCAATAATGCTGGCGTAATGACGCCACCTAAACGACTCGAAACGGCCGATGGCTTTGAGTTACAGTTCGGCACGAACCATATCGGTCACGTTGCCCTGACCGCACAACTTCTTCCCTTATTACGTCAATCACCCGATGCGCGTGTTGTTACCCTGTCAAGTGTAGCCAATCGGGAAGGAACAATCATTTTTGATGACCTTCAGTCAACCTCTTCGTATGTTCCCGGGAAAGCATACAGTCAATCAAAACTGGCCAACCTGATGTTTGCTTTAGAATTTCAGCGGCAAAGTGAAAAACACGGTTGGGGGATCACGAGTATGGCTGCCCATCCAGGTGTTTCCCGCACCAATCTGCTTATTACAGGGGCTGGGCGATGGAGTGCCGCAGGCATGGCGAGAACGTTTCTTCCATTTTTGTTTCAGCCCTCTGCACAGGGAGCCTTGCCAACCTTATATGCCGCTACTGCTCCAGAGGCTGAGGGAGGTGTGTATTACGGACCAAACAAGATGATGGAGACTCGGGGATTTCCATCTGTCGCCAAAATACCTGCACAAGCGGAGGATGCACATGTTTCGTTGAAATTATGGGAGATATCGCAAGAGCTAGCCAAAGTTGACTTTTAG
- a CDS encoding helix-turn-helix domain-containing protein, whose protein sequence is MATPKPYRIESITQIHRLMGLPKPHHPLIGLIDLKSLKAAPEIKAVMLDLYVVAMKRGCDKLLYGQQKYDFDEGLMAFMAPGQILRGEEGGVPHQLDGWMLFIHPDFLWNTPLSRKIKQYDYFGYSAHEALFLSDKEETLIKGIIDTIQQEYNSTIDKFSQDVIIAHLEVLFTYAQRFYERQFITRKITNSKHLERLDDILTDYLNGENLIAKGLPTVQQIAEMLHISSKYLSSLLKQLTGQTTQQLIHEKLIAKAKERLTTTELSVSEIAYELGFEHSQSFNKLFKAKTNQSPLEFRASFN, encoded by the coding sequence ATGGCAACGCCGAAACCGTATCGAATCGAATCGATTACGCAAATACATCGGTTGATGGGTCTGCCCAAACCTCATCATCCCTTAATCGGTCTAATCGACCTGAAAAGTCTTAAAGCGGCCCCAGAAATCAAGGCCGTCATGTTAGATCTGTACGTAGTGGCAATGAAACGAGGTTGTGACAAACTGCTGTATGGGCAGCAAAAATACGATTTTGATGAGGGCTTGATGGCCTTTATGGCACCCGGTCAGATTCTGCGGGGTGAGGAGGGCGGTGTACCGCATCAGCTTGACGGTTGGATGCTGTTCATTCACCCTGACTTTTTGTGGAATACGCCCCTATCCAGAAAAATAAAACAGTACGACTACTTTGGTTACTCTGCCCACGAAGCCTTGTTTCTGTCCGACAAAGAAGAAACCCTCATCAAGGGCATTATCGACACCATCCAACAGGAGTACAATTCTACTATCGATAAATTCAGTCAGGACGTAATCATTGCTCATCTGGAAGTACTTTTCACCTATGCGCAGCGGTTTTACGAGCGTCAGTTTATCACCCGCAAGATAACCAACAGTAAGCATTTAGAACGACTTGACGACATACTGACGGATTACCTCAATGGCGAGAACCTGATTGCCAAAGGGTTGCCCACGGTTCAGCAGATTGCCGAAATGCTGCATATTTCCTCCAAATATTTAAGCAGTTTACTCAAGCAGCTCACGGGACAAACCACGCAGCAACTCATCCACGAAAAGCTGATTGCCAAAGCCAAAGAACGCCTAACAACCACGGAATTATCTGTCAGCGAAATTGCCTATGAACTGGGATTCGAGCATTCGCAATCATTCAATAAGCTCTTTAAAGCCAAGACCAACCAGAGTCCGCTGGAGTTCAGGGCTTCGTTTAACTGA